From Amycolatopsis sp. WQ 127309:
CCGGTCCCCGAACCCGTGGCCCCGCCGGTCCCACGGCCGCCGAAACGGCGCTGGGTGCCGGTCACCGCCGTGCTGGCGTCCGCGTGCGCGCTCGCCGCGGGCAGCCTGATCGCGGTGAGCCTCTTCCGCGCGGACCCGCCGCCGCCGTCGGCGAACCTCGACCCGACGAGCCTGGACACCTTGCGCCGCACGGATCCCTGCAAGGTGCTCGACGGCGTCTCGATCACCGGCGTCGGCAAGCTGCAGGCCCAGGACACGCTGTACTTCGACCGCTGCGACTACCGGCCGCGCACCGGCGGGAAGGTCACGCTGAAGCTGGGCGACCAGTTCACCTTGGCGGGCGGGAGCCCGGCCGGGGACCTCGACGGCCGGCCGGTGCTGCTCAGCAAGGTCGGGGGCAGCACCTGCGACGCGACCGTCCAGCTCCCGGCGCAGGCCGAACTGGGCGTGACGGCCATCGCCGACACCTGCGACCTGGCGAAGACCGCGCTCGGCGAGGCGGTGAAGCGGATCAGCGCGGGCAACGACCGCTACGACCTCGCGCCCGGGACGTTCCTGGCGCTGGACCCGTGCGCGGTGCTGGACAAACCCGCAGTGGTGCAGGCGGTGGGGCCGGTCCGCCAGGTCGCGCAGACCGGGCTCCGCGAGTGCGAGTGGACCGCGACGACGTCGCTGAAGCTGTCGTTCGAGAAGCTGACCGCCGGCGTGCCCGACGCCGGGACGCCGGTCGACCTCGGCGGCCGGACGGCCACCCAGCGGGCGCTCGGCGACAGCTGTTTCCTGACCTGGGACCACCGGCCCTACGACGCGGACCAGGTCGAGCACGTCCGGATCTTCACGTCGAAACCGGGCGGCTCCTGCGACGCGGCCGTCGCGTTCGGCAAGGCCCTGGTCGCGAAGCTGCCGAAAACCTGACCGTGGTAGCTTGGTGACAGGCGAAGTGAAGCGTCGGAACGCTTCGCCTGTCACGACTGTGACTCCCTTGGCGCGCCAGGTACCAGTTGCCTGCCGCGCGAGGTGAGCCGTCGTTCGCTTCCTCCCGCGGCAGCTGAGCAGGAGGACCATCATGACCACTTTGGTGATCGGCGCCCGCGGGAACGTCGGGCGGCACGTCGTCGACCAGCTGCTCGCCGCCGGGGAACCCGTGAGCGCGTCGGTGCGCAACCCCGCGACCGCGGACCTGCCCGCCGGCGTCCCGGTCGTCGCGGCCGACCTGACCCGGCCCGCCACCCTGACCGAGGCCCTGCGCGGCGTGCGGAGGGTCTTCGTCTACGCGCCGACGGACGGCGCGGACGATTTCGCCGCCGCCGCAAGGGAAGCGGACGTCGAGCACGTCGTGCTGCTGTCGTCGGGCAGCGTGCTGCTCCCCGCCGCGGCCGGCAACCTGATCGCGGAAGAGCACCGCGCGGTCGAGGCGACGATGGCGGCTTCGGGCCTGCGCTGGACGCCGATCCGTCCGCTGGTGCTGGCGACCAACGCGCTGAACTGGGCCGACGCCATCCGGGACGAGGGCGTGGTGCAGCTGGTGCACCCGGAGGCGAAGACGGCGCCGATCCACGAACGCGACGTCGCGGCGGTCGCCGTCGCGGCGTTGCTGGGGCACGACGCCGCGGACGGGATGCTCACGGGCCCGCGGCTGCTGTCCCAGCGGGAGCAGGTCGAGCTGATCGCCGCCGCCGCCGGAGTGCCGGTGCGGATCGAGGAGCTGTCGGAAACCGAAGCGTGCCAGCAGTTCGGGCAGTTCGAGAAGCCGGAGGTCGTCGACGCGATCCTCGCGTTCATCGCCAACGCGGCCCGGGGCGGCTCACCGGCGACCGACACCGTCGAACGCGTGCTCGGCCGGCCGGGGCTCGGGTTCGAGCAGTGGGCCGCCGAGCACTTCCCGCTCCCCTAGACTCGGTGACGTGACCGAACTCGCCACGACCAGACGATCCCTGCACGGCGTCGCCGAACTGCTGCTGGCCGGACCACAGCACCGGGCGGCGGACCGGATCGAGCTGCGGGTGGTCGACGGCGGGTTCGCCACGGTCGTCGCGCCGGCGCTGCGGCTCGACGGCGACGAGCTCGTGACGAACTCGGTGCGCGTCCCGCTGGCCGGCCGCACGTACCTCGACGTCGCGGCGGCGGCCGGGTTCACGGCGGGCGAGCCCGCGGGCGTCTACTCGGGCGGCCCCGGCGTCCGGCTCGACGAGACGATCACCCTCGACGCCTCGGCGCTGACGACGTTGCTGCAGGGCTTCGCCGACGGCGACCGGGCGCTGCGGGAGTTCGCGCCGGACGCGACGCCGGTGCTGTGGCCCGAGCACTTCGACGTCGCGATCACCGTCGACGAGGTCAACTACGGCGTCTCCCCCGGCGACGGCTACCTGGGCGAGCCGTACGCGTACGTCGGCCCGTTCGAGCCGAGGGAAGGCGAGTTCTGGACCGCCCCCTTCGGCGCGGCCCGGCCCCTGGGCGAGCTGGACGGCGCCATCACGGAGTTCTTCCGCACCGGCCGGGCGAACCTCTAACCCAGCGTCGCCCGGAGTCCGGCCAGCATGATGCCGAGTGCGTAGCGGAAGTCGTCCTCGACCGTGGCGCCCGCTCGCTCGCGCAGGCCCGCGGCCATCAGGGGGAACGGGAAGCTCTCGTCCGCGATCGCCGCGGCTTCCTCCTCCGGGGTCGGGCGTGTCTGGTCTTCCACCGCCCGGCCCAGTACGAAGTGCACCAGGACGCCCGCCGCGCGGGTCGCGTCGCCGAGGGGGAAGCCCGCCTCGTGCAGGACGCCCACCGCGCGCTCGGCGAAGTCGCCCAGGGCGCGGGCCGTGCGGAGGTCCGCGCCGAGGGCCACGCGGGCGCCGTCGCGGTGGGCGAGCAGCGCCGCGTGGAGGGCGAAAGCCGCTTCTTCCAGCCACTTCAGCCACGGGCCGCCGTCCGGGAGGGCCGCGACGACCGGGGCCACCAGCACGTCGGTCAGGTGGTCCAGCAGCGCCCGCTTGCCGCTGAAGTGCCAGTACAACGCGGGTGCTTTTACGCCCAGTTCGGTCGCCAGGCGGCGCACCGTCAGCTTGTCGAGGCCCTCGTCTTCCAGCAGCCCCAGCGCGACGCGGACCGCGTCGGCCCTCTCGATCGGCACCCTTGACTCCTTAACTAGTTAAGGACATCCTGGCCCTTAACTAGTTAAGGAGACTACATGGACGCCGACGTGATCGTCGCCGGAGCCGGGCCGGTCGGGTTGCTCCTCGCCGCCGAACTCAAGCTGGCCGGCGCCGAACCCCTGGTCCTGGAACGCCGGCCCACCCCGTCCGAGGAGACGAAGGCGCGCGGGCTCGGCGTCCTGGCGACCGAGCTGCTCTGGCGCCGCGGCCTCGGCGACCAGCTCGCCGAGGCGGACGCGGCGGGCACCCGGGACCTCGCCCGCGACCACGGCACCACGCTCGGGCACTTCGCGAACATCCACAAGCTCGTCCCCGACCCGGACCGCCCGCGTGCCACCATCTGGCAGCCCCAGCTCGAACGGCTGCTCACCGAGCACGCACTCGCGCTGGGCGTGCGGATCCTGCGCGGCCACGAGGTCACCGGGATCGAGAGCGACGACGACGGCGTCACCGTCGACCAGCGGTGGCGCGCCCGCTACCTCGTCGGCTGCGACGGCGGCCGCAGCACGGTCCGGAAGCTCGCCGGCTTCGCCTTCCCCGGCACGCCTGCCCTGCTCCGGACCACCGCGGGCCGGGTGCGGTTCGGCGGCGACGTCCCGCCCGGCGGCCGGTACCCGGCCGGCGCCTTCCTGCACGGCGGGAGCATGGCCGGCGTCACCGAACCCGCCGGGGACGCCGAGCCGGCCGGTCCGGTGACGGCCGCCGAACTCGCCGACGGCATCCGCCGCGTCACCGGCGCCACGGTCGTCGTCGAAGAACTCACCGACGGACGGCGCTTCGGCGACCAGGCCCGGCAGGCCTCGACCTACCGCGACGGCCACGTCTTCCTCGCCGGCGACGCGGCCCACGTGCACTCGCCGAGCGGCGGGCAAGGACTGAACCTCGGCCTGCTCGACGCGGCGAACCTCGGCTGGAAACTCGCCGCCGCCGCCGCCGGTGGCCGCGCACCCGGAGGTCTGCTCGACAGCTACACGCGCGAACGCCACCCGGCGGGCGAAGCGGTGCTGCGCAACACGCGGGCCCAGTCCGCGCTGCTGGCTCCGGGCCCGCACGTCGACGCGCTGCGCGAGATCGTCGCGGAGCTGATGGACCTGCCGGCGGCGAACCGGTACTTCGCCGACCTGCTCTCCGGCGTCCACCAGCGCTGCGAACTCCCCTACGCCACCGAGGAACCGGCGGGGACGTACACCCCGGACCTCGAGCTGATCGACGACGCGGGAACCGTCACCCGGCTGCACGAGCACACCCGCACCGGCCGGGGCCTGCTGCTGCTCACCCCGGACACCCGCCACCTCGCCGACGAGCGCGTCGACGTCGTGCCGGTGACCAACGCCGGTCCCCTGTTGCTGCGCCCCGACGGCGTCATCGCCTGGGCGGGCGAAGGCTCTCCGAAAGCCGCGCTGGACGCCTGGTTCTAGTCCGCCGCACCAGGTCTTCGGCCGCCGCGGCCCACTGCGGGAACTCGAACTCGAAGCCCGCGTCCAGCAGCCGGCCCGGCACCACCCGGCGGCTCTTCAGGAGCAGTTCGGTGTCGCTGCGCAGGACGAACGCGCCGATTTCGGCCATCCAGCGGGTGGCGGGCAGCCCGAACGGGACGCCCGCCGCCGCGCGCAGGGCACGCAGGAAATCGCGGTACGGCAACGGTTCCGGCGCCGCGAGGTTCACCGGGCCGCTCAGGTCGTCCCGCACGATCAGCAGGTCGATCGCGCGGAGCAGGTCGTCCTCGTGGATCCACGACAGGTACTGCGCACCGCCCGCGACCGGGCCGCCCAGACCCAGCCGGGTCAGGCGCAGCAGCGCCTCGAACGCGCCGCCGGGCTCCGGGCTCATCACCATCGACGTCCGGAGCGCGACCTTGCGGGTCCGCGGCGTCTCCGCCCGGTCCTGCTCCCGTTCCCACGCCCGCGCGATGTCGACGCTGTAGCCCCAGTAGGCGGGCGCGTCCGGCTCGCCGCCGCCGAGCACGCCGGTGGTTTCGTCGTTCGGCGCGTCGAAGCGGTGGGCGTAGATCGTCGCCGTGCTCATCTGCAGCCAGACCCGCGGCGGCGCCCCGGCGCGTTCGATCGCCCCGCCGACGACGCGGGCCGAGTCGGTCCGGGACGTCATCATCTCCCGCAGGTTCGCCGCCGTGTAGCGGCAGTTCATCGACCGGCCGGCGAGGTTGACGACGACGTCGCTGCCGTCGATCTCGCCGGTCCAGGCGCCGGGCGTGCGCCCGTCCCACCGCACGCTCCGCGTCCACGGCCCGGGCCCGCCCGCCCGGCTCAGCACCACGACCTCGTGCCCCCGCTCGGTCAGCGCCCGGCTCAGCACCCGGCCCAGGTGGCCGGAGCCGCCGGGCAGCACCACCTTCATGACGGTCCCCCTTCACGGTCGTCCCCCATCACCGACCGTACCGGAAGAGTTGAACGCGTTCAAATATGGTCTTGAGCAGTGACGAGATCGAGGAGCGTGCGCAGCGCCCGGCTCGGCGGCTTGGCGCTCGCGGAGACGAGGTTCAGCGGCCAGTCCAGGCCCGCGCCGGCCAGCGGCAGCGCGACGACGTCCACCTCGCCGGATTCGGGCACCTCCGGGATGACCGCGATCCCCAGGCCGGCCCGGACGTACCCGGGCACGGTCCGCAGGTCGGCGACCTCGACGGTGACGCGCCGGGGCGAACCCAGCGCGTCGTAGGCGCGGTCGACGAGGACCCGGTTGCCGAAGCCGCGCGGCATGTCGACGAACGACTCCCGCGCGAGGCTCTCGAGCCGGATCTCCCGCTCGCGCGCCAGCGGGTGGCCGTGCGGCAGCAGCGCGACGAACGGCCGGGATTCGAGGGCGCGGACGTCCAGCCCGGGCAGGTCGACGCCGGGCAACCCGACCAGCGCGGCGTCGAGCCGGCCCTGGCGGACGTCCTCGGCCAGGCCGGTCGACCCGGTGATCGACACCGTGACCTGGATGTCCACCAGCGGGTAGCGGCGGTGGAACGCGCCGAGCAGCGCGGGCAGGTCGACGCTCCCGATCGCCGTCAGCGTGCCGATCCGAAGGCTGCCGCGCAAGCCCGCCGACGCCTCCTGGACCGTCGCGCGGGCCCGCTCCACCGCTTCGATCGCAGCCTTCGCCTCGGGCAGGAACACGACGCCGGCCGCCGACAGCGCGACCTTGCGGGTGGACCGGTCGAACAGCCGGGCGCCGAGCTCGGTCTCCAGGGCCCGGACCGCGGCCGACACGGTGGACTGCACCGCGTACAGGCGCTGGGCGGCCCGGGTGAAGCTGAGCTCCTCGGCGACGGCGACGAAGTACTCCAGCTGACGCGTCTCCATACGAGCCAACTTATCGCTCGAAACGATAACTGGCACCACGACTCTTCGTTGGACTTGGTGAGTCGACAGGGTCATGGTGGAAGGCGGAAGATCCGTAGACCAGGAGGTCAGCATGTCCGCCACCGTCACCCCGGCCCGGCCCGCCGCGCGCCTGCGGGTGAGCCACGGCCTGGGGTTCCGCATCATCGCCGTCGCCTTCGCGACCGCGCTCGCGTTCTCGACCGTCCCGACCCCGCTGTACGCGCTCTACCAGCAGCGGGATGGCTTCCCCACCTTCGTCGTCACCGTCGTGTTCGCCGCCTACGCGGTCGGGGTGATGCTGAGCCTCTACCTGGCCGGGCACGTCAGCGACTGGCTGGGCCGCCGCCGCGTCATCCTCGCCGGGCTGCTGGCCGAAGCCGTCGCCGCGGCCCTGTTCCTGCTCTGGCCGGACGTGCCGGGCCTGATCGTCGCCCGGCTGATCAGCGGCGCCGGGATCGGCGCGCTCACCGCGACCGCCACCGCGCACCTGTCCGAGCTGCGCGCCCAGGCGAACCCGGACGCCGACCCCGGCCGCTCGGGCCTGATCACGACCGTGGTGAACGCCGGCGGCCTCGCCATCGGCCCGCTCGTCGGCGGTTTCTTCGCCCGGTTCGCCGACCAGCCGCTGCGCACGCCGTTCACCGTCTTCCTGGTGGTGCTGCTCGTCGAGGCGCTCGCGGTGAGCCTGGTGCCGGAAACCGTGGAACGCCGGGAAGAGCGGCCCGCCTACCGGCCGCAACGGCTGTCCCTGCCGCCGGCCGCCCGGTCCGAGTTCACCGGCGCCGCGATCGGCGTGTTCGGCGCGTTCGCCATCAGCGGCCTGTTCATGGCGCTCGCCCCCGCGCTGCTGGCGCAGGAACTGCACCAGACGTCGCGGCTGCTCGCCGGGATCGCGCCCTTCGTGATGCTCGGCAGCGCCGCGCTCGTCCAGATCGTGTTCGCCCGCGTCGGCACCCGGCCCCAGCTGCGGTCCGGGTACGTGCTGATGGGCGCCGGCCTGGTGCTGCTGGCGGTGTCGGCGTTCACCGCGTCGCTCCCGCTGTTCTTCGTCGCGGCCGTGCTCGGCGGGTCCGGGTTCGGCCTGGGCTTCCGGGCGGGCGTCGGCACCGTCGCCGCGCTCGCCGACCCGCTCACCCGCGGCGAAGTCCTGGCCGCGCTGTTCCTCGCCGCCTACGCGGGCCTGGTCCTGCCGGTGCTGACGACCGGGCTGGCGATGCTCTGGCTGCCCGGCTCGGTCGTGCTGGCCGGGTTCGCGGTGCTGGAGCTGGGATTGATCGGCTGGTCC
This genomic window contains:
- a CDS encoding MFS transporter encodes the protein MSATVTPARPAARLRVSHGLGFRIIAVAFATALAFSTVPTPLYALYQQRDGFPTFVVTVVFAAYAVGVMLSLYLAGHVSDWLGRRRVILAGLLAEAVAAALFLLWPDVPGLIVARLISGAGIGALTATATAHLSELRAQANPDADPGRSGLITTVVNAGGLAIGPLVGGFFARFADQPLRTPFTVFLVVLLVEALAVSLVPETVERREERPAYRPQRLSLPPAARSEFTGAAIGVFGAFAISGLFMALAPALLAQELHQTSRLLAGIAPFVMLGSAALVQIVFARVGTRPQLRSGYVLMGAGLVLLAVSAFTASLPLFFVAAVLGGSGFGLGFRAGVGTVAALADPLTRGEVLAALFLAAYAGLVLPVLTTGLAMLWLPGSVVLAGFAVLELGLIGWSARRTLG
- a CDS encoding LysR family transcriptional regulator — encoded protein: METRQLEYFVAVAEELSFTRAAQRLYAVQSTVSAAVRALETELGARLFDRSTRKVALSAAGVVFLPEAKAAIEAVERARATVQEASAGLRGSLRIGTLTAIGSVDLPALLGAFHRRYPLVDIQVTVSITGSTGLAEDVRQGRLDAALVGLPGVDLPGLDVRALESRPFVALLPHGHPLAREREIRLESLARESFVDMPRGFGNRVLVDRAYDALGSPRRVTVEVADLRTVPGYVRAGLGIAVIPEVPESGEVDVVALPLAGAGLDWPLNLVSASAKPPSRALRTLLDLVTAQDHI
- a CDS encoding serine/threonine-protein kinase; translation: MRPLEPGEPRTAGRYRLVAALGEGGMGRVLLGVAPDGRLVALKQVHPEFAHNARFRDRFRHEVQASQRVSGAFTAAVMDADPDAETPWLASVYVTGPSLKEAIDATGPLPDDAVRRLAVGLASALTEIHRVGLIHRDLKPGNVLLTGDGPRVIDFGIARAAEGGSDLTGTGGIIGSPAFMSPEQAESRPLTPASDVFSLGGLLVMAATGRGPFTGTTTAQMLYNVVHAAPDLTGLTPEIRALVEPCLAKDPAGRPTPQRILDHLGPVAPGTRPWPPAVHRLIEDQEAAVRTALSWPVPEPVAPPVPRPPKRRWVPVTAVLASACALAAGSLIAVSLFRADPPPPSANLDPTSLDTLRRTDPCKVLDGVSITGVGKLQAQDTLYFDRCDYRPRTGGKVTLKLGDQFTLAGGSPAGDLDGRPVLLSKVGGSTCDATVQLPAQAELGVTAIADTCDLAKTALGEAVKRISAGNDRYDLAPGTFLALDPCAVLDKPAVVQAVGPVRQVAQTGLRECEWTATTSLKLSFEKLTAGVPDAGTPVDLGGRTATQRALGDSCFLTWDHRPYDADQVEHVRIFTSKPGGSCDAAVAFGKALVAKLPKT
- a CDS encoding FAD-dependent monooxygenase gives rise to the protein MDADVIVAGAGPVGLLLAAELKLAGAEPLVLERRPTPSEETKARGLGVLATELLWRRGLGDQLAEADAAGTRDLARDHGTTLGHFANIHKLVPDPDRPRATIWQPQLERLLTEHALALGVRILRGHEVTGIESDDDGVTVDQRWRARYLVGCDGGRSTVRKLAGFAFPGTPALLRTTAGRVRFGGDVPPGGRYPAGAFLHGGSMAGVTEPAGDAEPAGPVTAAELADGIRRVTGATVVVEELTDGRRFGDQARQASTYRDGHVFLAGDAAHVHSPSGGQGLNLGLLDAANLGWKLAAAAAGGRAPGGLLDSYTRERHPAGEAVLRNTRAQSALLAPGPHVDALREIVAELMDLPAANRYFADLLSGVHQRCELPYATEEPAGTYTPDLELIDDAGTVTRLHEHTRTGRGLLLLTPDTRHLADERVDVVPVTNAGPLLLRPDGVIAWAGEGSPKAALDAWF
- a CDS encoding TIGR01777 family oxidoreductase; protein product: MKVVLPGGSGHLGRVLSRALTERGHEVVVLSRAGGPGPWTRSVRWDGRTPGAWTGEIDGSDVVVNLAGRSMNCRYTAANLREMMTSRTDSARVVGGAIERAGAPPRVWLQMSTATIYAHRFDAPNDETTGVLGGGEPDAPAYWGYSVDIARAWEREQDRAETPRTRKVALRTSMVMSPEPGGAFEALLRLTRLGLGGPVAGGAQYLSWIHEDDLLRAIDLLIVRDDLSGPVNLAAPEPLPYRDFLRALRAAAGVPFGLPATRWMAEIGAFVLRSDTELLLKSRRVVPGRLLDAGFEFEFPQWAAAAEDLVRRTRTRRPARLSESLRPPRR
- a CDS encoding TetR/AcrR family transcriptional regulator C-terminal domain-containing protein — protein: MPIERADAVRVALGLLEDEGLDKLTVRRLATELGVKAPALYWHFSGKRALLDHLTDVLVAPVVAALPDGGPWLKWLEEAAFALHAALLAHRDGARVALGADLRTARALGDFAERAVGVLHEAGFPLGDATRAAGVLVHFVLGRAVEDQTRPTPEEEAAAIADESFPFPLMAAGLRERAGATVEDDFRYALGIMLAGLRATLG
- a CDS encoding NAD(P)H-binding protein is translated as MTTLVIGARGNVGRHVVDQLLAAGEPVSASVRNPATADLPAGVPVVAADLTRPATLTEALRGVRRVFVYAPTDGADDFAAAAREADVEHVVLLSSGSVLLPAAAGNLIAEEHRAVEATMAASGLRWTPIRPLVLATNALNWADAIRDEGVVQLVHPEAKTAPIHERDVAAVAVAALLGHDAADGMLTGPRLLSQREQVELIAAAAGVPVRIEELSETEACQQFGQFEKPEVVDAILAFIANAARGGSPATDTVERVLGRPGLGFEQWAAEHFPLP